The segment CCGACGTCGTGGCCGGCGGCCTTGAGGAACGTGAAGACCATGCCACCGCCGATGAGCAGGCTGTCGGCCTTGTCGATGAGGTTGTCGATCACGCCCAGCTTGTCGGACACCTTGGAGCCGCCGAGCACGACCACGTAGGGCCGCTCGGGGGTCTCGGTCAGCCGCTGCAGGACCTCGACCTCGGCCTGCACCAGCCCGCCGACCACGGCGGGGAGCCGCGTGGCGACGTCGTAGACGCTGGCCTGCTCGCGGTGCACGACACCGAAGCCGTCGGAGACGAACACGTCGGCCAGCGCCGCGAGCTGGTCCGCGAAGGCGCCACGAACCGCGTCGTCCTTGCTCGTCTCGCCCTCGTTGAACCGGACGTTCTCGAGCACGGCGACCTGACCGTCCTGCAGCGCCGCGGAGATCCGCTGCGCCTCGACGTCGACGGTGTCGTTGGCGAACAGCACCGGGCTGCCGAGCAGCTCGGCCAGCCGCTCGGCCACCGGGGCCAGGGAGTACGCCGGGTCCGGCGCACCCTTGGGACGACCCAGGTGGGCCATCACGAGCACGCGCGCGCCGGCCTCGGCCAGACGGCGGATGGTGGGCACGCTGGCGCGCACCCGGCCGTCGTCGGTGATGGTGCTGCCGTCGAGCGGGACGTTCAGGTCGCTGCGCACCAGCACCCGCGTGCCGGAGAGGTCCCCGCCGCGCTCGTCGAGCAGGCCGTCGATCGTCTGGGCCGCCACGTCAGAGAGAGGCGCCGACGTGCTTGACGAGGTCGACGAGACGGTTGGAGTAGCCCCACTCGTTGTCGTACCAGCCGACGACCTTGACCTGGTCGCCGATGACCTTCGTCAGGCCCGAGTCGAAGATGCACGACGAGGGGTCGGTGACGATGTCGGTGGAGACGATCGGGTCCTCGGTGTACGTCAGGAAGCCCTTGAGGGGCCCCTCGGCGGCGTCCTTGAGGATCTGGTTGACCTCCTCGACCGACGTCTCGCGCGAGGCGGTGAACGTGAGGTCGGTGGCCGAGCCGGTCGGCACGGGGACGCGCAGCGCGTAGCCGTCGAGCTTGCCCTTGAGCTCGGGGAGCACGAGGCTCACGGCCTTGGCGGCACCCGTCGACGTGGGGACGATGTTCAGCGCGGCGGCGCGCGCGCGGCGCAGGTCGCTGTGCGGTGCGTCCTGGAGGTTCTGGTCCTGCGTGTACGCGTGGATCGTGGTCATCAGGCCACGCTCGATGCCGAGCGCGTCGTTGAGGGCCTTGGCCATCGGCGCGAGGCAGTTGGTGGTGCAGGAGGCGTTGGAGATGACCGTGTGCGCGTCGGCGTCGTAGGTCTCGTGGTTGACGCCCATGACGATCGTGGCGTCCTCGTTCTTCGCGGGCGCGGAGATGATGACCTTCTTCGCACCGCCGTCGACGTGGGCCTTGGCCTTGGTGGCGTCGGTGAAGAAGCCGGTGGACTCCACGACGACGTCGACGCCCACGGAGGCCCAGTCCAGCTTCGCGGGGTCGCGCTCGGCGAAGGCGGCGATCTTCTGGTCGCCGACGGTGATCGAGGTGTCGTCGAAGGACACGTCGGCGTCGAGGCGGCCCAGGATCGAGTCGTACTTGAGGAGCGTCGCGAGCGTCCTGTTGTCGGTCAGGTCGTTGACGGCGACGATCTCGATGTCGGCGCCGGCGGCACGGGCCGCCCGGAAGAAGTTGCGGCCGATGCGGCCGAAGCCGTTGATGCCCACGCGAACGGTCACGATGAAACCTGCTCCTACTGGGGTCGAGGTGATGATCGTCTGCAGCCTATCGAGTCGCCGTGGCTACCGGCGAGTCGCCCGCACGGCGGTGGCCCCGATCTCGTCGTCGGTCACGACCTCGACGGTCCACCGGTCCGGGTCGAAGGCCCCGGCGGTGCTCGGGGCCTGGCGCTCGGAGGTCTCGACGAGGACCGTCCCACCGCGCGCCACCCACTCCCCTGCCCGGTCGGCCACGCGGCGGTGCAGGTCGACGCCGTCGGCTCCTCCGTCGAGCGCGGCGCGCGGCTCGTGGTCGCGCGCCTCACGCGGCAGGTGCGCCACCTCGGCGCTCGGCACGTAGGGAGCGTTCACGAGCAGGAGGTCCACCTTCCCGCGCAGGCCGACCGGCAGGGCGTCGAACAGGTCGCCGCGATGCACCTCGCCGATGCCGCGCAGGTTCTCGGCCGCACACCCGCACGCCACCTCGTCCAGGTCGGCCGCGTGGAGCTCGACGTCGGGTCGGGCGCGCGCCAGGGCCAGTCCCAGGGCTCCGGACCCGCAGCAGAGGTCGACCACCACGGCGCCGTCGCGGCCCAGCGCGCCCAGCCCCTGCGCGACGAGCAGCGACGACCGCCGACGTGGCACGAACACGCCCGGCCGGAGGCTCACGCGCACCCCGGCGAGCTCGGCCCAGCCCAGCAGCACCTCGAGCGGGGCGCCCTCAGCGCGTCGATTCACCATCTCGTCGCGCAGGACCTCGTCGTCGGTGGCCTGCAGGATCAGGTGTGCCTCGTCCTCGGCGAAGACGCAGCCCGCGGCTCGCAGCCGCGCGGCGAGCGCCTCGACCGTGGGTCCGGTCCCGGACTCAGGCCTCAGGGAGGGAGTCCTCGTTGACGCTGGCCTCGGTGTCGGGGATGCCGAGGTCGGACGCACGCTTGTCGGCCATGGCGAGGAGGCGGCGGATCCGACCGGCGATCGCGTCCTTCGTGAGCGGCGGCACGTGCAGCTGGCCGAGCTCCTCGAGGCTGGCCTGACGGTGCTCCACGCGCAGGTCGCCGGCCATCTTGAGGTGGTCGGGCACGTCCTCGGCCAGGATCTCGAGCGCGCGCTGGGCGCGTGCGCCGGCGGCGACCGCGGCACGTGCGGAGCGGCGCAGGTTGGCGTCGTCGAAGTTGGCGAGCCGGTTGGCCGTGGCGCGCACCTCGCGCCGCATGCGGCGCTCCTCCCACGCGAGCAGCGTCTCGTGGGCACCGAGGCGGGTGAGCAGGGCGCCGATCGCCTCACCGTCGCGGATGACGACCCGGTCGCCGCCACGCACCTCACGCGCCTTGGCGCTGATGCCGAGACGTCGGGCTGCACCCACCAGGGCGAGGGCGGCCTCGGGTCCGGGGCAGCTCACCTCGAGGGCGGACGACCGACCAGGCTCGGTGAGGGACCCGTGGGCGAGGAACGTGCCGCGCCAGGCCGCCACGGAGTCGCACGACGCACCGGAGACGACCTGCGGCGGCAGACCCCGGACGGGGCGCCCGCTGGCGTCGACCAGACCGGTCTGACGCGCCAGCGCCTCGCCGTCCTTGGCCACCCGCACCACGTAGTGGGTGCCCTTGCGCAGGTTGGTCCCCTGGACGACCAGCACCTCGCTGTCGTGTCCGTAGACCTCCTGGATGTCACGACGCAGCCGACGTGCCACCGCCCCGGTGTCGAGCTCGGCCTCGACGACGATCCGTCCTGCGACGATGTGAAGGCCGCCGGCGAACCGCAGCATCGAGGCCACCTCGGCCTTGCGGCAGCACGCCTTCGAGATCGTCGTGCTCGCGAGCTCCGACTTCACCTGGGCCGTCATCGCCATCCGGGCGTCCTCCAACGTCGTCGCGGGCAGTCAGCCCTCACTGTATGCCCGGGTGCAAGAACCCTTCGAAGGCCTCCGCCAGCCGGCCCGGGTCGTGCTGGTCGGCGCCGGGTCGGGCGGCCACCTCCGCGGCCACCACGCGGGCCCCGAGGGCGCGCGCCGCACGCTCCAGCACACCGTCGTCGTCGACCAGCGAGTGGTCGGCGAGCACCACGTCGATGCGCAGGTCGGGCGCGTGGGCGGCGAGGACGTCGAGGTGGTCGGTGGGCGACAGCCCCTCGGTCTCGCCCTCCTGCTCCTGCAGGTTGAGCACCAGCGCACGGCGTGCCGAGGTGCGTTCGAGGGCGTCGCGGAGCTGCGGGACGAGCAGGTTCGGCATCACGCTGGTGAACCAGGAGCCAGGGCCCACCACGACCCAGTCGGCGTGCTCGACGG is part of the Aeromicrobium sp. Leaf245 genome and harbors:
- a CDS encoding putative protein N(5)-glutamine methyltransferase, translating into MRPESGTGPTVEALAARLRAAGCVFAEDEAHLILQATDDEVLRDEMVNRRAEGAPLEVLLGWAELAGVRVSLRPGVFVPRRRSSLLVAQGLGALGRDGAVVVDLCCGSGALGLALARARPDVELHAADLDEVACGCAAENLRGIGEVHRGDLFDALPVGLRGKVDLLLVNAPYVPSAEVAHLPREARDHEPRAALDGGADGVDLHRRVADRAGEWVARGGTVLVETSERQAPSTAGAFDPDRWTVEVVTDDEIGATAVRATRR
- the whiA gene encoding DNA-binding protein WhiA, coding for MAMTAQVKSELASTTISKACCRKAEVASMLRFAGGLHIVAGRIVVEAELDTGAVARRLRRDIQEVYGHDSEVLVVQGTNLRKGTHYVVRVAKDGEALARQTGLVDASGRPVRGLPPQVVSGASCDSVAAWRGTFLAHGSLTEPGRSSALEVSCPGPEAALALVGAARRLGISAKAREVRGGDRVVIRDGEAIGALLTRLGAHETLLAWEERRMRREVRATANRLANFDDANLRRSARAAVAAGARAQRALEILAEDVPDHLKMAGDLRVEHRQASLEELGQLHVPPLTKDAIAGRIRRLLAMADKRASDLGIPDTEASVNEDSLPEA
- the gap gene encoding type I glyceraldehyde-3-phosphate dehydrogenase; its protein translation is MTVRVGINGFGRIGRNFFRAARAAGADIEIVAVNDLTDNRTLATLLKYDSILGRLDADVSFDDTSITVGDQKIAAFAERDPAKLDWASVGVDVVVESTGFFTDATKAKAHVDGGAKKVIISAPAKNEDATIVMGVNHETYDADAHTVISNASCTTNCLAPMAKALNDALGIERGLMTTIHAYTQDQNLQDAPHSDLRRARAAALNIVPTSTGAAKAVSLVLPELKGKLDGYALRVPVPTGSATDLTFTASRETSVEEVNQILKDAAEGPLKGFLTYTEDPIVSTDIVTDPSSCIFDSGLTKVIGDQVKVVGWYDNEWGYSNRLVDLVKHVGASL
- the pgk gene encoding phosphoglycerate kinase — translated: MLDERGGDLSGTRVLVRSDLNVPLDGSTITDDGRVRASVPTIRRLAEAGARVLVMAHLGRPKGAPDPAYSLAPVAERLAELLGSPVLFANDTVDVEAQRISAALQDGQVAVLENVRFNEGETSKDDAVRGAFADQLAALADVFVSDGFGVVHREQASVYDVATRLPAVVGGLVQAEVEVLQRLTETPERPYVVVLGGSKVSDKLGVIDNLIDKADSLLIGGGMVFTFLKAAGHDVGSSLLEADQLDVAREYVERAEAKGVELVLPTDVVVAPEFSADAPATVVAADTIPSDQMGLDIGPDSAARFAEVVRGAHTVFWNGPMGVFEFDAFAAGTKAVAQALTEVDGLSVVGGGDSAAAVRRLGFSDDQFGHISTGGGASLEYLEGKTLPGLQILEGDS